A DNA window from Mesorhizobium sp. C432A contains the following coding sequences:
- a CDS encoding SDR family oxidoreductase, with amino-acid sequence MMPSADFADLRGASVLITGGGSGIGAALTEGFVRQGAHVAFIDIADGPSTLLADRVEKELGRRPLYLKTDLRDVEALRASAAKAAEAHGDVTVLVNNAAWDERHDVADVTVEFWDNNLAVNLRPHFFTAQAVAPGMKRAGGGSIINFTSTSYLINHPDMPAYTAAKAGILGLTKGLAGKLGVDGIRVNAIAPGWVITERQRELWVTEEKLAAHVAKQCIKQVMQPDDIVGTVLFLASDAARMLTAQMLIVDGGFL; translated from the coding sequence ATGATGCCATCGGCCGATTTTGCCGACCTCAGGGGAGCCTCGGTGCTGATCACCGGCGGCGGTTCCGGAATTGGTGCGGCACTGACCGAGGGCTTCGTTCGCCAGGGCGCCCATGTCGCCTTCATCGACATCGCCGATGGCCCAAGCACGCTGCTTGCCGACCGCGTCGAAAAAGAACTTGGCCGGCGACCGCTCTACCTCAAGACCGATTTGCGCGACGTCGAGGCGTTGCGCGCTTCGGCCGCCAAAGCGGCTGAGGCACATGGCGACGTCACCGTGCTGGTCAACAATGCCGCCTGGGACGAACGCCACGACGTCGCTGACGTTACCGTCGAGTTCTGGGACAACAATCTCGCCGTCAATCTGCGCCCGCATTTCTTCACCGCACAGGCGGTCGCGCCGGGCATGAAGCGGGCCGGCGGCGGTTCGATCATCAACTTCACCTCAACCTCCTATCTCATCAACCACCCCGATATGCCGGCCTACACCGCCGCCAAGGCCGGCATACTCGGCCTCACCAAAGGTCTCGCGGGCAAGCTTGGGGTCGACGGCATCCGCGTCAATGCGATTGCGCCGGGCTGGGTGATCACCGAGCGGCAGCGGGAACTCTGGGTCACCGAGGAGAAGCTCGCCGCCCATGTCGCCAAGCAATGCATCAAGCAGGTCATGCAGCCCGACGACATCGTCGGCACAGTGCTGTTCCTGGCCTCCGACGCCGCGCGTATGCTGACGGCGCAGATGTTGATCGTCGACGGGGGTTTCCTGTGA
- a CDS encoding NADPH-dependent FMN reductase, with protein MAVIAKILVFAGSVRSGAFSGRTADVAQKELAMQGAEVTRISLADYPLPIIDEDLEKEKGVPDNAVKLGRLIAAHDGLLIATPEYNGSIPPLLKNTIDWVSRVRLDGGRPVRPFVGKVAGLCSSSNGHFAGIRCINHLRAVLVRCQLEMVTPECSVSDGGNAFDGDGNFRDDRLTKSMEHLCRTLIETSRMLSTRTGA; from the coding sequence ATGGCTGTGATCGCGAAAATCCTCGTCTTCGCCGGCTCGGTGCGCAGCGGCGCCTTCAGCGGCAGGACCGCCGATGTGGCGCAGAAGGAGCTGGCCATGCAAGGCGCCGAGGTGACGCGCATTTCGCTGGCCGACTATCCGCTGCCGATCATCGACGAGGACCTCGAAAAGGAAAAAGGCGTTCCCGACAACGCCGTGAAGCTCGGCCGGCTGATCGCCGCCCATGACGGGCTGCTGATCGCGACGCCGGAATATAATGGCTCGATCCCGCCATTGCTCAAGAACACGATCGACTGGGTAAGCCGGGTGCGCCTGGATGGCGGCCGGCCGGTGAGGCCATTTGTCGGCAAGGTCGCCGGCCTGTGCTCGTCTTCCAACGGACATTTCGCCGGGATCCGCTGCATCAACCATCTGCGCGCCGTGCTGGTGCGCTGCCAGCTGGAGATGGTGACGCCGGAATGCTCGGTATCCGATGGCGGCAATGCCTTCGACGGCGACGGCAATTTCAGGGATGATAGACTGACCAAATCGATGGAGCACCTATGCCGCACGCTGATCGAAACCTCGCGCATGCTGTCGACCCGGACCGGGGCATGA
- a CDS encoding 2-dehydro-3-deoxy-6-phosphogalactonate aldolase, whose product MTQTAPFPKLKRGLVAILRGLKPSEAVAIGQALFDAGIEAIEVPLNSPEPFSSIASIVTALPKTALVGAGTVLTSADVDALAKAGGRLLVSPNIDADVMARAMHHGMVTMPGVFTPTEAFQAIRLGASALKFFPASVLGPSGISAMRAVLPADTVVGAVGGVSDKDFAGYKAAGVTAFGLGSSLFKPGMSVDEVATRARAAVTAWDAAFGGAA is encoded by the coding sequence GTGACCCAGACCGCCCCCTTCCCGAAGCTCAAGCGTGGTCTTGTCGCCATTCTGCGCGGCCTCAAACCCAGCGAGGCGGTTGCCATCGGCCAGGCGCTGTTTGACGCCGGCATCGAAGCCATCGAGGTGCCGCTCAATTCGCCGGAGCCGTTTTCATCGATCGCCAGCATTGTCACCGCTTTGCCCAAGACAGCGCTGGTCGGCGCCGGCACGGTGTTGACTTCAGCCGATGTCGACGCCCTCGCCAAGGCCGGCGGGCGGCTGCTGGTCAGCCCCAACATCGATGCCGACGTCATGGCCCGCGCCATGCACCATGGCATGGTGACGATGCCAGGCGTGTTCACCCCCACCGAAGCTTTTCAGGCGATTAGGCTTGGGGCTTCGGCGCTCAAATTCTTCCCGGCAAGCGTGCTCGGGCCCAGCGGCATTTCGGCGATGCGGGCCGTGCTGCCGGCCGATACCGTGGTCGGCGCCGTAGGCGGCGTTTCCGACAAAGACTTTGCCGGCTACAAAGCCGCTGGGGTAACTGCTTTTGGTCTTGGCTCCAGCCTGTTCAAACCCGGCATGAGCGTCGATGAAGTGGCCACGCGCGCCCGGGCGGCGGTGACGGCCTGGGACGCGGCCTTCGGCGGAGCGGCATGA
- a CDS encoding LysR family transcriptional regulator, translated as MSEMKDISAAMNKANINITMVRVLTSLSETRSFTKTAERLCLSQSAISHAMKALEEIVGAPLVIRDRRGVAFTATGEAALDAARAALHALGRLVGLREHSIKDRVRLALVSSASVKIAPYALNITSVRHPELAVELLLGTDTEVAEWVDRGAADIGLSYIAGNCQAEELVDDELFVASSQKNSVQGGSFPIRALDGQPFIMSSGGCGPMLAELFQDFGVAPVVILSASDMAALLALVGAGRGLSIAPGLAFPADWQRIVARRPLEPRARRPLLLLFSSSAEATAVRAMCAAIREVATSLRGG; from the coding sequence ATGAGCGAAATGAAAGATATTTCGGCAGCCATGAACAAAGCTAATATCAACATCACGATGGTGCGCGTCCTGACATCGCTCAGCGAGACGCGCAGCTTCACCAAAACCGCCGAGCGGCTCTGTCTTTCTCAATCGGCCATAAGCCATGCAATGAAGGCGCTGGAGGAGATCGTTGGCGCGCCCCTCGTCATACGTGATCGGCGCGGTGTCGCTTTCACCGCAACCGGCGAGGCGGCTTTGGACGCGGCGCGCGCCGCTTTGCATGCTTTAGGCCGTCTTGTCGGCCTACGGGAACACTCCATCAAAGACAGAGTACGGCTCGCGCTGGTCAGCAGCGCCTCGGTAAAGATTGCTCCATATGCGTTGAACATTACTTCCGTCCGGCACCCGGAGCTTGCTGTCGAACTGCTCTTGGGCACGGATACCGAGGTGGCGGAGTGGGTCGATCGCGGTGCCGCCGATATTGGACTGTCCTACATCGCCGGCAATTGCCAAGCCGAGGAACTTGTCGACGACGAACTCTTTGTGGCGTCATCGCAAAAGAACTCAGTCCAAGGCGGGTCATTTCCGATCCGCGCTCTCGACGGCCAGCCATTCATTATGTCGAGCGGCGGCTGCGGACCAATGCTTGCCGAATTGTTCCAGGATTTTGGCGTTGCGCCAGTTGTCATCCTGTCGGCGAGCGATATGGCGGCGCTGCTTGCTCTGGTTGGGGCCGGGCGCGGTTTGTCGATTGCGCCAGGCCTGGCGTTTCCGGCCGATTGGCAGCGAATCGTTGCGAGGCGTCCTCTTGAGCCGCGTGCGCGTCGGCCTCTGCTGCTTCTGTTCTCCAGCAGCGCCGAAGCAACGGCCGTGCGGGCCATGTGCGCGGCGATCAGAGAGGTCGCCACGAGTTTGCGAGGCGGATAA
- a CDS encoding 2-dehydro-3-deoxygalactonokinase, producing MNQNPAKGTPAVAAVDWGTTRMRVWLVDGAGGVLAERRGDDGLITAQQKGFSTILEGHLAALGAPDTLPVIICGMAGSRQGWLEAPYVTVPAPLSAILAGAARIPGQRRDIRIVPGLAQRLEDAPDVMRGEETQLAGAGLPAKGRHLVCMPGTHSKWVLVADGAVDGFCTWPTGELFSVLATHSILRHSLGESPKPVTPDNPFFQEWCRKALAEGGDVTSRLFSIRAAGLLQNLKADDAAACLSGLLIGGEIASAGRRYGESTTAIVLVASGSLAALYRQALDLAGLAVRTVDADEAVRAGLIEAARENGMIAK from the coding sequence GTGAATCAAAATCCGGCAAAAGGCACGCCGGCAGTCGCCGCCGTCGACTGGGGCACGACCCGCATGCGGGTCTGGCTGGTCGACGGGGCGGGCGGGGTGCTTGCCGAGCGTCGCGGCGATGATGGGTTGATCACCGCGCAGCAAAAAGGCTTTTCGACCATCCTCGAGGGCCATCTGGCGGCGCTCGGCGCACCTGACACACTGCCGGTCATCATCTGCGGCATGGCCGGCTCGCGCCAGGGTTGGCTGGAAGCGCCTTACGTCACCGTGCCGGCGCCGCTCAGTGCCATTCTCGCGGGGGCCGCCCGCATTCCCGGCCAGCGCCGCGACATCCGCATCGTGCCTGGCCTGGCGCAGCGCCTGGAAGATGCGCCGGACGTAATGCGCGGCGAGGAAACCCAGCTTGCCGGCGCCGGTTTGCCGGCAAAAGGTCGCCATCTCGTCTGCATGCCCGGCACCCATTCGAAATGGGTTCTGGTCGCAGACGGCGCGGTCGACGGCTTCTGCACCTGGCCGACCGGCGAGCTGTTTTCGGTGCTGGCCACTCACTCTATCCTGCGCCATTCGCTGGGCGAGAGCCCGAAGCCGGTCACTCCGGACAATCCGTTCTTCCAGGAATGGTGCCGCAAGGCTTTGGCGGAGGGCGGCGATGTCACCTCGCGGCTGTTCTCGATCCGCGCCGCCGGCCTGCTGCAGAACCTCAAGGCCGACGATGCCGCCGCTTGCCTGTCCGGCCTGCTGATCGGCGGCGAGATCGCCTCGGCGGGCCGCCGCTATGGCGAAAGCACCACCGCAATCGTGCTGGTTGCGTCCGGCTCGCTAGCAGCCCTCTACCGCCAGGCGCTAGACCTTGCAGGGCTTGCCGTCAGGACGGTCGACGCCGACGAGGCGGTGCGTGCCGGCCTTATCGAGGCAGCGCGGGAAAATGGCATGATCGCCAAATGA
- a CDS encoding EAL domain-containing protein, with amino-acid sequence MQTTFGTGQASRENSDLAFTDALTGLGNHRRFFDKVDRLISDRADDPAPFTVGILDLDGFKPINDLFGHKAGDDILIQVAMRLRASMDSHSTVCRIGADEFAFLYPMVFSEEAAAEKSRMMIEILSAPYDVGERTARLSASVGCSLFYSGDETTEILVNKAETALYHAKRSGRGRVVVYTREMEEAAKRVTRIEQALRRAVSAGEVEPHFQPIVDLTTRRTIGFETLARWTDRDLGVVPPTVFIPIAEERGIIGPLSQLVLRKATEAARSWPKDLFLSFNLSPSQLVDQNTGLHILSILDRTGFDPRRLEIEITETGLMNDPASAEKIVEDLRRVGIRVSLDDFGTGQSSLGRLREFHFDKLKIDRAFVSSILDDRPSEHIIRAILAMCEGLGMDVVAEGIEEEAQADRLVQFGCAGGQGYLFGKPVDADATLGYLRDSYRGALYAKAV; translated from the coding sequence ATGCAAACGACGTTTGGCACCGGGCAGGCAAGCAGGGAAAACTCGGATCTGGCGTTCACCGATGCGCTGACCGGGCTCGGCAACCATCGCCGCTTCTTCGACAAGGTCGATCGCCTGATCAGCGACCGTGCAGACGATCCCGCGCCGTTCACGGTCGGCATTCTCGACCTCGACGGCTTCAAGCCGATCAACGATCTGTTCGGCCACAAGGCCGGCGACGACATATTGATCCAGGTGGCGATGCGGCTGCGCGCCTCGATGGACAGCCACTCTACTGTCTGCCGCATCGGCGCCGACGAATTCGCCTTCCTCTACCCGATGGTGTTCTCGGAGGAGGCGGCGGCCGAGAAGTCGCGCATGATGATCGAAATCCTGTCGGCGCCCTACGATGTCGGCGAACGCACCGCCAGGCTTTCGGCCTCGGTCGGCTGCTCGCTCTTTTATTCCGGCGACGAAACCACGGAAATCCTCGTCAACAAGGCCGAAACGGCGCTCTACCACGCCAAGCGTTCGGGCCGTGGCCGCGTCGTCGTCTACACCCGCGAAATGGAAGAGGCGGCCAAGCGCGTCACCCGCATCGAACAGGCGCTGCGCCGCGCCGTCTCGGCCGGTGAGGTCGAGCCGCATTTCCAGCCCATCGTCGATCTGACCACCCGCCGCACCATCGGCTTCGAGACGCTGGCGCGCTGGACCGATCGCGACCTCGGCGTCGTCCCGCCGACCGTGTTCATCCCCATCGCCGAAGAGCGCGGCATCATCGGCCCGCTATCGCAGCTGGTGCTGCGCAAGGCGACCGAAGCGGCGCGCAGCTGGCCGAAGGACCTGTTCCTGTCCTTCAACCTGTCGCCCTCGCAGCTCGTCGACCAGAACACTGGCCTGCACATATTGTCGATCCTCGACCGCACCGGCTTCGATCCGCGACGGCTGGAGATCGAGATCACCGAAACCGGCCTGATGAACGATCCGGCCTCGGCCGAGAAGATCGTCGAGGACCTGCGTCGCGTCGGCATCCGCGTCTCGCTCGACGATTTCGGCACCGGCCAGTCCTCGCTCGGCCGCTTGCGCGAATTCCATTTCGACAAGCTCAAGATCGACCGCGCCTTCGTCTCCTCGATCCTCGACGACCGACCGTCGGAACACATCATCCGCGCCATTCTGGCCATGTGTGAAGGGCTCGGCATGGATGTCGTCGCCGAAGGCATCGAGGAGGAGGCGCAGGCCGACCGCCTCGTCCAGTTCGGCTGCGCCGGCGGCCAGGGCTATCTCTTCGGCAAACCGGTCGACGCCGACGCCACGCTCGGCTACCTCCGCGATTCCTATCGCGGCGCCCTCTACGCCAAGGCAGTCTGA
- the pyrF gene encoding orotidine-5'-phosphate decarboxylase: protein MISTAMQAHTMRDRLIVGLDVPTVKEAEQAVRELDGVVSFYKIGYQLAFAGGLDFARELASGGTRIFLDMKLLDIDHTVAKGVENIVRMGMTMLTIHAYPKAMRAAVEAARGSDLCLLAVSVLTSMDEQDVIDAGYEYDPHTLVLRRAEQALHAGMGGVVCSAEEAEAVRRIVGPDLAVVTPGIRPKGSDHGDQKRVVTPGQAIRNGSSHLVVGRPIVAASDRRAAAEAILEEMRAA from the coding sequence ATGATTTCCACAGCCATGCAGGCCCACACCATGAGAGACAGGCTGATCGTCGGCCTCGACGTGCCGACGGTGAAAGAGGCCGAACAGGCGGTGCGCGAACTCGACGGCGTCGTCTCCTTCTACAAGATCGGCTATCAGCTGGCCTTCGCCGGCGGGCTCGACTTCGCCAGGGAGTTGGCCAGCGGCGGCACCAGAATCTTCCTCGACATGAAGCTGCTCGACATCGACCACACGGTGGCCAAGGGTGTCGAGAACATCGTGCGCATGGGCATGACCATGCTGACCATCCACGCCTATCCCAAGGCGATGCGGGCCGCGGTGGAGGCCGCCAGGGGCAGCGACCTGTGCCTGCTGGCGGTCAGCGTGCTGACCTCGATGGACGAGCAGGACGTGATCGACGCCGGCTATGAATATGACCCGCACACGCTGGTGCTGAGGCGCGCCGAACAGGCGCTGCATGCAGGCATGGGCGGCGTCGTCTGCTCGGCCGAGGAGGCGGAAGCGGTGCGCCGCATCGTCGGACCCGACCTGGCGGTGGTGACGCCGGGGATACGGCCCAAGGGCAGCGACCATGGTGACCAGAAACGCGTGGTGACGCCCGGCCAGGCGATCCGCAACGGCTCCAGCCATCTTGTTGTGGGCCGGCCAATCGTGGCGGCAAGCGACAGGCGCGCGGCGGCGGAAGCCATACTGGAAGAGATGCGCGCCGCGTAA
- a CDS encoding SMP-30/gluconolactonase/LRE family protein, with protein sequence MGNVSVFSDHVCELGEGPSYDPATDTLFWFDIVNGLLLEQGVTSGARKVHELAQMASAIAIIDDNRQLIATETGLHVRDVSTGKLTLHTPIEADNALTRSNDSRVHPCGAFWVGTMGKGEEKGAGAIYWFFKGELRTLYTGITVSNSICFSQDGTIAYYTDTSTGLLMRVACDPATGLPIGESKVFVDHRSSKGFVDGSVVDRDGVLWNAVWGGKAVKAYSPDGTLLREIAVPAGQSSCPAFVGAKADRLAVTSAWKGKDDKQRKLDPQAGMTFLLDIPVNGRFEPRVVIA encoded by the coding sequence ATGGGAAACGTTTCGGTTTTTTCGGACCATGTCTGCGAACTCGGCGAGGGGCCGAGCTACGATCCCGCCACCGATACGCTGTTCTGGTTCGACATCGTCAACGGGCTTTTGCTGGAGCAGGGTGTCACGTCCGGCGCGCGGAAGGTCCATGAGCTCGCCCAGATGGCCAGCGCCATCGCCATTATCGATGACAATCGCCAGCTCATCGCCACCGAGACCGGCCTGCATGTCCGCGACGTCTCGACCGGCAAGCTGACGCTGCATACGCCTATCGAGGCCGACAATGCGCTGACCCGCTCCAACGATTCGCGCGTCCACCCTTGTGGCGCCTTCTGGGTCGGCACGATGGGCAAGGGTGAGGAGAAGGGCGCGGGTGCCATCTACTGGTTCTTCAAGGGAGAATTGCGCACGCTTTACACCGGCATCACCGTGTCGAACTCGATCTGTTTCTCGCAGGATGGAACGATCGCCTACTACACCGATACCTCGACCGGCCTGTTGATGCGCGTCGCCTGCGATCCGGCAACGGGTCTGCCGATCGGCGAGTCCAAAGTGTTCGTCGACCATCGCTCGTCCAAGGGCTTTGTCGACGGCTCGGTCGTTGATCGCGACGGCGTGCTGTGGAACGCCGTCTGGGGCGGCAAGGCGGTCAAGGCCTATTCGCCAGATGGCACATTGTTGCGCGAAATTGCCGTGCCGGCGGGGCAGTCCTCGTGCCCGGCCTTTGTCGGGGCCAAGGCCGATCGGCTGGCGGTGACCTCGGCCTGGAAAGGCAAGGACGACAAGCAGCGCAAGCTCGACCCACAGGCCGGCATGACCTTCCTGCTCGACATCCCCGTCAACGGCCGCTTCGAGCCGCGCGTGGTCATCGCCTGA
- a CDS encoding DUF1330 domain-containing protein codes for MRKGYWIARVDVRDAEGYKDYVAAAKLAFDRFDVKFLARGGEHEKAEGPGRARNVIIEFESLSAAHDCYHSPEYQRAVAIRQKVADGEIVLVEGI; via the coding sequence ATGCGCAAGGGATACTGGATAGCCCGCGTCGATGTGCGCGACGCTGAAGGCTACAAGGACTATGTCGCTGCCGCCAAGCTCGCTTTCGACCGTTTCGACGTGAAGTTCCTTGCCCGTGGCGGTGAGCATGAAAAGGCCGAGGGGCCTGGCCGCGCCCGCAATGTCATTATCGAGTTCGAATCGCTCAGCGCGGCGCATGACTGCTACCACTCGCCGGAATACCAACGCGCCGTCGCCATCCGTCAGAAAGTGGCCGATGGCGAGATCGTGCTGGTCGAGGGTATCTGA
- a CDS encoding low temperature requirement protein A — translation MSTPASSLHHHIRRMAGRDPHEAHRVATPLELLFDLTFVTAFSLASSQLAHALAEGHYAAALIGFGFASFAICWAWINFSWFSSAYDTDDWIFRLVTMVQMIGVLVLAIGLPRMFASIEHGEHLNNSVMVLGYVIMRVAMIFQWLRAARQDPGRRRACLTYAIAIAIAQIGWVVQILVDFSLETSLAFGTVLLLIELAGPVIAERRDGGTPWHAHHVAERYSLFAIIALGEGVVGTLATLSAAVEEQGWNLDAALIGIAGMGLTFGMWWVYYMLPSGTVLHQHRSRSFVWGYGQMVIVAAIVATGAGLHVAAYFIEHKTHNGPVATLLSVAIPLGVFLGAIYALYYYLVQRFDPLHVWLLAGTAAVVALAIIAALAGVDMAVCLILLTLAPAVTVVGYELSGHRHQLEVLAQEEAPH, via the coding sequence ATGAGCACACCAGCAAGCTCCCTCCATCATCACATAAGGCGCATGGCCGGGCGCGATCCGCATGAGGCGCATCGCGTCGCCACGCCGCTCGAGCTGCTGTTCGATCTGACCTTCGTCACCGCCTTCAGCCTTGCCTCGTCGCAACTGGCGCATGCCTTGGCCGAGGGCCACTACGCGGCGGCGCTGATCGGCTTCGGCTTTGCCAGCTTCGCGATCTGCTGGGCGTGGATCAATTTCTCCTGGTTTTCCTCCGCCTATGACACCGACGATTGGATCTTCCGCCTCGTCACCATGGTGCAGATGATCGGCGTGCTGGTGCTGGCCATCGGCCTGCCGCGCATGTTCGCCTCGATCGAGCATGGCGAACACCTCAACAATTCGGTCATGGTGCTGGGTTACGTCATCATGCGCGTCGCCATGATCTTCCAATGGCTGCGCGCGGCGCGGCAGGACCCTGGGCGGCGGCGTGCCTGTCTCACCTATGCCATCGCCATCGCGATCGCCCAGATCGGCTGGGTGGTGCAGATCCTGGTCGATTTCTCGCTGGAGACCAGCCTGGCTTTCGGCACGGTCCTGCTTCTCATCGAGCTTGCCGGACCGGTCATCGCCGAACGCCGGGATGGCGGCACGCCCTGGCACGCGCACCACGTCGCCGAGCGCTACAGCCTGTTCGCCATCATCGCGCTGGGCGAAGGGGTGGTCGGCACGCTGGCGACGCTGTCGGCCGCGGTCGAGGAGCAGGGCTGGAACCTCGATGCCGCCTTGATCGGCATTGCCGGAATGGGTCTCACCTTCGGCATGTGGTGGGTCTATTACATGCTGCCCTCGGGGACGGTGCTGCACCAGCACCGCAGCCGTTCCTTCGTCTGGGGCTATGGCCAGATGGTGATCGTCGCTGCCATCGTCGCCACCGGCGCCGGGCTGCATGTCGCGGCCTATTTCATCGAGCACAAGACCCATAACGGCCCGGTAGCGACCCTGCTGTCAGTCGCCATTCCGCTAGGCGTGTTCCTGGGGGCGATCTATGCGCTGTATTATTATCTCGTCCAGCGCTTCGATCCCCTCCACGTCTGGCTGCTGGCGGGAACGGCTGCGGTCGTCGCACTTGCCATCATCGCCGCCCTTGCCGGCGTCGACATGGCGGTCTGCCTCATCTTACTGACGCTAGCGCCGGCCGTCACCGTTGTCGGCTATGAGCTGTCGGGGCACCGCCATCAACTGGAGGTGCTGGCGCAGGAGGAAGCGCCGCACTGA
- the pmtA gene encoding phospholipid N-methyltransferase PmtA, with amino-acid sequence MARGPGLRKALAEKFDDELKFFKGWIDKPKSVGSIVPTSSVTARKMASIVNPKSGLPVLEVGPGTGVITRAILAQGVKPENLYAVEYSTDFVRHLRQLYPGVNVIEGDAFNLNATLGEKSGMVFDSVVSGVPLLNFPVAQRIAYIESLLDRIPVGRPIVQLTYGPLSPIPPGRGNYTVKHFDFIFRNIPPTQLWIYRREAH; translated from the coding sequence ATGGCACGTGGTCCGGGATTGCGGAAGGCGCTGGCGGAAAAGTTCGACGACGAACTCAAATTCTTCAAAGGCTGGATCGACAAGCCGAAGTCGGTCGGTTCGATCGTGCCGACAAGCTCCGTCACCGCCCGCAAGATGGCTTCCATCGTCAATCCGAAGTCCGGCCTGCCGGTGCTTGAAGTCGGCCCCGGCACAGGCGTCATCACGCGTGCAATCCTCGCCCAGGGCGTTAAGCCCGAAAACCTCTACGCGGTCGAATATTCCACCGATTTCGTGCGCCATCTGCGCCAGCTCTATCCCGGCGTCAACGTCATCGAGGGCGATGCCTTCAATCTCAACGCCACGCTTGGCGAGAAGAGCGGTATGGTTTTCGATTCCGTCGTCTCCGGCGTGCCGCTGCTCAATTTCCCGGTCGCACAGCGGATCGCCTATATTGAAAGCCTGCTAGACCGCATCCCGGTTGGACGGCCGATCGTGCAGCTGACCTATGGGCCGTTGTCGCCGATCCCGCCCGGCCGCGGCAATTACACGGTCAAGCATTTCGACTTCATCTTCCGCAACATCCCGCCGACGCAGCTGTGGATCTACCGGCGCGAAGCGCATTAG
- a CDS encoding LysE family transporter yields the protein MSYLPQFLTLASVFLLGAMSPGPDFVAVTSHALISRRAGFHVALGIAAAIMVWAALAMCGLGLVLTQIAWAHLAVRIAGAVYLGYLGSKILLSAWQARPPLAVSGAETTAPWRSGFVVGITNPKTAAFFASLFISVLPMQAPIWVQAVSLAIIGLVAMAWFGLVALMFSTRRVRAVYGSVRRPIDALLGVALIALSARIAVTH from the coding sequence ATGAGCTACCTTCCGCAATTCCTGACCCTTGCTTCGGTCTTCCTGCTCGGCGCCATGAGCCCAGGACCCGATTTTGTAGCCGTGACTTCCCATGCGCTGATCAGCCGTCGCGCGGGGTTCCATGTGGCGCTTGGCATTGCCGCAGCGATCATGGTGTGGGCGGCTCTCGCGATGTGTGGCCTGGGCCTCGTACTGACGCAGATTGCATGGGCTCACCTTGCCGTCCGGATCGCCGGCGCCGTGTATCTCGGTTACCTGGGCAGCAAGATCCTTTTGTCGGCTTGGCAGGCGCGGCCACCGCTGGCCGTCAGTGGCGCAGAGACTACGGCTCCCTGGCGAAGCGGCTTCGTTGTCGGAATTACAAATCCGAAGACAGCCGCCTTCTTCGCGAGCCTGTTCATATCGGTATTGCCGATGCAGGCTCCGATCTGGGTCCAGGCAGTGTCGCTGGCCATAATTGGGCTGGTCGCGATGGCGTGGTTTGGGCTTGTCGCGCTGATGTTCTCCACAAGAAGGGTTCGGGCGGTATATGGCAGCGTCCGCAGGCCGATAGATGCCTTGCTCGGAGTTGCACTCATCGCGCTGAGTGCAAGAATTGCGGTCACCCACTAG